A genome region from Terriglobales bacterium includes the following:
- a CDS encoding hotdog domain-containing protein: protein MAKEIPIGTRGEAEEEVRFEHTLTYHHESLPPVYSTPDMIRLMETAAFHALQPFCDEGEITVGTAIHIEHRAAVGVGTRVRAEAVVEAFDGRFYTVRVTVRSGEQELGRGTVDRAVVHLGKFKERYEKNGG, encoded by the coding sequence ATGGCGAAGGAAATTCCCATCGGCACGCGGGGCGAGGCGGAGGAAGAGGTCCGCTTCGAGCACACCCTGACCTATCACCATGAGAGCCTGCCTCCCGTCTATTCCACGCCGGACATGATCCGGCTGATGGAGACGGCGGCGTTCCACGCGCTGCAGCCGTTCTGCGACGAGGGCGAGATCACCGTAGGCACGGCTATTCACATCGAGCATCGCGCGGCGGTGGGCGTAGGCACACGGGTGCGGGCGGAGGCGGTGGTGGAAGCTTTCGACGGGCGTTTCTACACCGTCCGTGTCACGGTGCGCAGCGGAGAACAGGAATTGGGACGCGGCACGGTGGACCGGGCCGTGGTCCACCTGGGCAAGTTCAAAGAGCGCTACGAGAAGAACGGCGGCTAG